A part of Pseudomonas sp. HR96 genomic DNA contains:
- a CDS encoding MFS transporter — translation MQTIKKLATRRWWFLMPIVFITYSLAYLDRANYGFAAASGMAEDLHITPGLSSLLGALFFLGYFFFQVPGAIYAEKRSVKKLIFVSLIAWGVLASLTGMVDSAYWLIAIRFMLGVVEAVVMPAMLVYLCHWFTRAERSRANTFLILGNPVTLLWMSVVSGYLIQHLSWRWMFIIEGLPAIVWAFIWWRLVDERPADAKWLDDAQRQALDDALAAEQVGIKPVKNYAQAFRSGKVIVLSLQYFCWSIGVYGFVLWLPSILKQGAQMDMVEAGWLASVPYLAAALAMLLVSWGSDKLQRRKRFVWPPLLLGALAFYASYALGGEHFWWSYSLLVLAGACMYAPYGPFFAIVPEVLPANVAGGAMALINSMGALGSFGGSWLVGYLNSSTGNPGASYLLMSAALLVSAVLTLLLRPSGSDSEVRVATPAPAPATAHP, via the coding sequence ATGCAAACTATAAAAAAACTCGCCACCCGTCGCTGGTGGTTCCTGATGCCGATCGTTTTCATCACCTACAGCCTGGCCTACCTGGACCGCGCCAACTATGGCTTCGCCGCTGCCTCGGGGATGGCCGAGGACCTTCACATCACCCCGGGGTTGTCGTCGCTGCTGGGGGCGCTGTTCTTTCTGGGCTATTTCTTCTTCCAGGTCCCGGGAGCGATCTACGCCGAAAAGCGCAGCGTCAAGAAGCTTATCTTCGTCAGCCTGATCGCCTGGGGCGTGCTGGCCAGCCTCACCGGCATGGTCGACAGCGCCTATTGGCTGATCGCCATCCGCTTCATGCTGGGCGTGGTCGAGGCGGTGGTGATGCCAGCCATGCTGGTGTACCTGTGCCACTGGTTCACCCGTGCCGAACGCTCGCGGGCCAACACCTTTCTGATTCTCGGCAACCCGGTGACCCTGCTGTGGATGTCGGTGGTGTCCGGCTACCTGATCCAGCACCTGAGCTGGCGCTGGATGTTCATCATCGAAGGCCTGCCGGCCATCGTCTGGGCCTTCATCTGGTGGCGCCTGGTCGACGAACGCCCGGCCGACGCCAAGTGGCTCGACGACGCGCAACGCCAGGCCCTGGATGACGCCCTGGCCGCCGAGCAGGTGGGCATCAAGCCAGTGAAGAACTACGCCCAGGCTTTCCGCTCGGGCAAGGTCATCGTGCTGTCGCTGCAATACTTCTGCTGGAGCATCGGCGTCTACGGCTTCGTCCTGTGGTTGCCGTCGATCCTCAAGCAAGGCGCGCAGATGGACATGGTCGAGGCCGGCTGGCTGGCTTCGGTGCCGTATCTGGCAGCGGCGCTGGCGATGCTGCTGGTGTCCTGGGGCTCGGACAAGCTGCAGCGGCGCAAACGCTTCGTCTGGCCGCCGCTGCTGCTCGGCGCGCTGGCCTTCTATGCCTCGTACGCTCTGGGCGGCGAGCATTTCTGGTGGTCCTACTCGCTGCTGGTACTGGCCGGCGCCTGCATGTACGCGCCCTACGGGCCGTTCTTCGCCATCGTCCCGGAAGTGTTGCCGGCCAACGTCGCCGGCGGCGCCATGGCGCTGATCAACAGCATGGGCGCGCTGGGCTCGTTCGGCGGCTCGTGGCTGGTCGGCTACCTCAACAGCAGCACCGGCAACCCGGGCGCCTCGTACCTGCTGATGAGCGCGGCGCTGCTGGTCTCGGCGGTGCTGACGCTGCTGCTGCGTCCCAGCGGCTCGGACAGCGAGGTCCGCGTCGCCACACCCGCCCCGGCCCCCGCCACGGCGCACCCATGA
- a CDS encoding LacI family DNA-binding transcriptional regulator, protein MTSLSSSPRARVTMLDVARHAGVSKASVSRFIGDDKALLSDAIALRIEQAIAVLGYRPNQMARGLKRGRTRLIGMLVADIRNPYSIAVMHGVETACRRHGYSLVVCNTDRDPEQESLQLQALRSYNVEGLIVNTLGRHLDALRELQRELPMVLVDRKVEQLPGDLVGLDNADAVRQAVEHLQQRGYRQLALVSEPRDFTSSRIERIEAFTRLVPGAPVLELGDDLVIALGRFLAQPTAGAKALFCANGMAALACTLALRKHYPDALNTLGLIALDDLDWYPLVAGGITALAQPTHDIGARAFECLLERLRGSTAPVQTHDFAAQLIVRGSTPVQTA, encoded by the coding sequence GTGACATCTCTCAGCTCTTCCCCCCGCGCTCGCGTGACGATGCTCGACGTCGCCCGCCATGCCGGCGTCTCCAAGGCCAGCGTGTCGCGTTTCATCGGCGACGACAAGGCGCTGCTCTCCGACGCCATTGCCCTGCGCATCGAACAGGCCATCGCCGTCCTCGGCTACCGCCCCAATCAGATGGCCCGCGGCCTCAAACGCGGGCGCACACGGCTGATCGGCATGCTCGTGGCCGATATCCGCAACCCCTACTCGATCGCGGTGATGCACGGTGTGGAAACTGCCTGCCGGCGTCACGGCTACAGCCTGGTGGTGTGCAACACCGACCGCGACCCCGAACAGGAGAGCCTGCAGCTGCAGGCGCTGCGCTCGTACAACGTCGAAGGCTTGATCGTCAACACGCTGGGGCGCCACCTGGACGCCCTGCGCGAGTTGCAGCGCGAGTTGCCCATGGTGCTGGTCGACCGCAAGGTCGAGCAGCTGCCGGGCGACCTGGTCGGGTTGGACAACGCCGACGCCGTGCGCCAGGCGGTCGAGCACCTGCAACAGCGCGGCTACCGCCAGCTGGCGCTGGTCAGTGAGCCGCGTGATTTCACCAGTTCGCGCATCGAGCGCATCGAGGCCTTCACCCGCCTGGTGCCTGGCGCACCGGTACTGGAGCTCGGTGACGACCTGGTGATCGCCCTGGGCAGGTTTCTCGCCCAGCCTACCGCCGGCGCCAAGGCGCTGTTCTGCGCCAACGGCATGGCCGCACTGGCCTGCACCCTGGCGCTGCGCAAGCACTACCCGGACGCCCTGAACACCCTGGGCCTGATCGCCCTTGACGACCTCGACTGGTACCCACTGGTGGCCGGCGGCATCACCGCCCTGGCCCAGCCGACCCACGACATCGGCGCACGCGCCTTCGAATGCCTGCTCGAACGCCTGCGCGGCAGCACCGCGCCGGTGCAGACCCACGACTTTGCCGCGCAGCTCATCGTGCGCGGCTCCACCCCGGTACAGACCGCTTGA
- a CDS encoding NAD(P)-dependent oxidoreductase: protein MKPTVVLYKKLSAPLLAELQQHAEVVFIDEPKRDGLQRLREALPGAHGLLGASLALDAELLDLAPQLRAVASVSVGVDNYDVDDLTRRRILLTNTPDVLTETTADTGFALLLASARRVVELAGLVKAGQWTRNIGPAHFGTDVHGKTLGIVGMGRIGEALAQRGHLGFGMPVLYHSHSPKPAVEQRFGARHCSLEQLLGEADFVCLTLPLTARTEGLIGAAQLALMKPGAILVNISRGKVVDEAALIDALQQRRIRGAGLDVFEREPLGHDSPLLELDNVVATPHIGSATEETREAMAACAVRNMIAALQGQRPANLVNPLAFA from the coding sequence ATGAAACCGACTGTCGTACTGTACAAGAAACTCTCCGCCCCGCTGCTGGCCGAACTGCAGCAGCACGCCGAGGTGGTGTTCATCGACGAGCCCAAGCGTGACGGCCTGCAGCGCCTGCGCGAGGCCCTGCCCGGCGCCCACGGGCTGCTGGGCGCGAGCCTGGCGCTGGACGCCGAGCTGCTCGACCTGGCGCCGCAGCTGCGCGCCGTGGCCAGCGTCTCGGTGGGGGTCGACAACTATGACGTGGACGACCTGACCCGCCGCCGCATCCTGTTGACCAACACCCCCGATGTGCTTACCGAGACCACCGCCGACACCGGCTTCGCCCTGCTGCTGGCCAGCGCCCGGCGGGTGGTGGAGCTGGCCGGCCTGGTCAAGGCCGGGCAATGGACCCGCAACATCGGCCCGGCGCACTTCGGCACCGACGTGCACGGCAAGACCCTGGGCATCGTCGGCATGGGCCGCATTGGCGAGGCCCTTGCCCAGCGCGGGCATCTGGGCTTCGGCATGCCGGTGCTGTACCACAGCCATTCGCCCAAGCCCGCCGTGGAGCAGCGCTTCGGCGCGCGCCATTGCAGTTTGGAGCAGCTGCTGGGCGAGGCCGACTTCGTCTGCCTGACCCTGCCGCTGACCGCCCGCACCGAGGGCCTGATCGGCGCCGCGCAGCTCGCCCTCATGAAGCCCGGGGCCATCCTGGTAAACATCTCGCGCGGCAAGGTGGTCGACGAGGCGGCGCTGATCGACGCGCTGCAACAGCGGCGCATTCGCGGTGCCGGGCTGGATGTGTTCGAACGCGAACCGCTGGGGCATGATTCGCCGCTGCTTGAACTGGACAACGTGGTCGCCACCCCGCACATCGGCTCGGCCACCGAGGAGACTCGCGAAGCCATGGCCGCCTGCGCCGTGCGCAACATGATCGCCGCGCTGCAGGGCCAGCGGCCGGCCAACCTGGTGAACCCGCTGGCGTTTGCCTGA
- a CDS encoding AP endonuclease translates to MTLYPVSISLGAYGADYVRRRGQASFIPLLAAAGVTWIELREELGLPEPAATAAAIADAGLTCVYSSPLELWQLDQAAPNPAVAEALQQAQRFGAVWLKVSLGHYSPLADVAALKPLLRETPVRLLVENDQTPQGGRIAPLVQFFDKAAALDVPVGMTFDAGNWHWQNESAFAAALELGHRVQYLHCKGVQRREGKWHAVPPTPEDLQLWQQLLARMPGGIVRAVEFPLQGDDLLALTAEHCATLARLGQPTAIEPRQEVAHG, encoded by the coding sequence ATGACTCTCTACCCCGTTTCCATCAGCCTGGGCGCCTACGGTGCCGACTATGTCCGCCGTCGCGGCCAGGCCAGTTTCATCCCCCTGCTGGCCGCCGCCGGCGTCACCTGGATCGAATTGCGCGAAGAGCTCGGCTTGCCGGAGCCTGCTGCCACGGCGGCGGCCATCGCCGATGCCGGGCTGACGTGCGTGTATTCCTCGCCGCTGGAGCTCTGGCAGCTCGATCAGGCCGCCCCCAACCCGGCAGTGGCCGAAGCGCTGCAGCAGGCGCAGCGCTTCGGCGCGGTCTGGCTCAAGGTGTCCCTGGGGCATTACTCGCCGCTGGCCGATGTCGCCGCGCTCAAGCCGCTGCTGCGCGAAACCCCGGTGCGCCTGCTGGTGGAAAACGACCAGACCCCGCAGGGCGGGCGTATTGCCCCGCTGGTTCAGTTCTTCGACAAGGCCGCCGCGCTGGACGTGCCGGTGGGCATGACCTTCGACGCCGGCAACTGGCACTGGCAGAACGAGTCGGCCTTTGCCGCCGCGCTGGAGCTGGGTCATCGGGTGCAGTACCTGCATTGCAAGGGCGTGCAGCGCCGTGAGGGCAAATGGCATGCGGTGCCGCCGACTCCCGAGGACCTGCAACTCTGGCAGCAGTTGCTGGCCCGCATGCCCGGCGGCATCGTCCGCGCCGTGGAGTTTCCCCTGCAGGGCGACGACCTCCTGGCCCTGACTGCCGAGCACTGCGCCACCCTCGCCCGCCTCGGTCAACCCACCGCCATCGAACCCCGGCAGGAGGTGGCCCATGGCTGA
- a CDS encoding sugar kinase — protein sequence MADFDVLSFGETMAMLVADEPGDLAQVQHFHKRIAGADNNVAIGLTRLGFNVAWLSRVGNDSLGRFVVQSLEREGLDCRHVGVDPQHPTGLQFKSLADDGEDPAVEYFRRGSAASHMGIADIPAALLQARHLHATGIPPALSPSMNALSRHLMQSMREAGRSVSFDPNLRPSLWGSQARMIEQINDLASLAHWVLPGLAEGQLLTGLDEPRDIAAFYLDLGAEAVAIKLGPQGAYYRTATREGLAAAHPVARVVDTVGAGDGFAVGVISALLERLDIAQAVDRGNWVGSLAVQSPGDMEGLPTRDQLLAASLKRPA from the coding sequence ATGGCTGATTTCGACGTTCTGAGCTTTGGTGAAACCATGGCCATGCTGGTGGCCGACGAACCGGGCGACCTGGCCCAGGTGCAGCACTTTCACAAACGCATTGCCGGCGCCGACAACAACGTCGCCATCGGCCTCACCCGCCTGGGCTTCAACGTCGCCTGGCTGAGCCGGGTCGGCAACGACTCGCTGGGCCGCTTCGTGGTGCAGAGCCTGGAGCGTGAAGGCCTGGACTGCCGCCACGTGGGCGTTGACCCGCAGCACCCCACCGGGTTGCAGTTCAAGTCCCTGGCCGACGACGGTGAAGACCCGGCGGTGGAATATTTCCGACGCGGTTCGGCGGCCAGCCACATGGGTATCGCCGACATCCCGGCGGCGCTGCTGCAAGCCCGCCACCTGCACGCCACCGGCATCCCGCCGGCGCTGTCGCCGAGCATGAACGCGCTGTCGCGCCACCTCATGCAAAGCATGCGCGAGGCCGGGCGCAGCGTGTCCTTCGACCCCAACCTGCGGCCGAGCCTGTGGGGCAGCCAGGCGCGCATGATCGAGCAGATCAACGATCTCGCCAGCCTCGCCCACTGGGTGCTGCCGGGGCTGGCCGAGGGGCAGCTGCTGACCGGCCTCGACGAGCCGCGCGACATTGCCGCGTTCTACCTGGACCTGGGCGCCGAAGCGGTGGCCATCAAGCTGGGCCCCCAAGGCGCGTACTACCGCACTGCCACCCGCGAAGGCCTGGCCGCCGCACATCCGGTAGCGCGGGTGGTCGATACCGTAGGAGCCGGCGATGGCTTTGCCGTGGGCGTGATCAGCGCCCTGCTCGAGCGCCTGGACATTGCCCAGGCGGTCGATCGCGGCAACTGGGTCGGCAGCCTGGCGGTGCAGAGCCCCGGTGACATGGAAGGCCTGCCCACCCGTGACCAACTGCTGGCGGCCAGCCTGAAACGGCCGGCGTGA